Part of the Melopsittacus undulatus isolate bMelUnd1 chromosome 12, bMelUnd1.mat.Z, whole genome shotgun sequence genome, CTGTGCGGGCCGCGCCCCGGCAGAGTGCAGCCTACATCTCCCAGCAGGCACCGCGCGCTGGGGAGGGCTCCGCCACGGTGGGCGCCTGCCGGGGCATGTCGGGAGTTGTAGTCCTGCGGCTCCCTGCCGGGGCGAGCGGCGGCTCCGGTTGCCCTTTGCCCCCGCGGCTGCGTgccccctccccaagcccctcccttcctgctgcagcacaagaTGGCGGCTGAGGTGGATTTCGGGGACAGCGAGCTGTTCCAGCAGCTCGACGAAGAAGAAGGGTCGCCGCCGCTGCCACCTCGCCCCGGCctagaggaggaggaggaggaggaggaagaagaggaggaagaggaggaaaatgagaaggaggaggaggacgaggatgaacaggaggaggaagtggtGGCGGCTGTGGGGGAGAGACCCGACAAAACCCTGAAGGAGTTGTACAAGAGGCTGCGGGACCGCGAGGAGACGGTGCGGCTGCTGCGGGAGGAGAATATCCTGACGGGAGAGGCAGGGCCTGCCCCGGGGGGTGCGCGGCGGGGCCGCTTCTGCTGTCGGTTCCTTTCTGGGCCCGCCTGGGGCATGAGGGGCTCCGGCTTCTCCCGCCTCCCCGTGAGGCCGGGCTCTGTGTGGATGTCGGGGAAGGCCCCGTCTGTGTGAGCCTGGCGCGTCCTGATGGGCGATGAGAATGGAGCTCGGCGGGGAGGGGGCTGCTTTACCCTGGCTTCTGCTTCCGTGTGTGAAGAGGGAGTTTTTGAAAACTCCTATCTTTAGAGGGTTCAGGCTTTGCTTCAGTTGGCAGAAGAGGTAGTTGAGGTTTTGGTACTGGGATGGCCTTTAAAACACTTGATGCTGGATGCTCTGACTTCctagggaaaagaaacagttgtATGTGCACTAAACCCCATATTTAACATAGCTAGAAAGAATTTTAAGCTGTGAATTGTGACTGGTTCCCTAAGGTTTGATACTGCATCAGAATGGAATCTgaaattgattttattatttactaTTTACGAGTACGTGTGTTGactttctgtgtgtgtggtgattggaggtatttttaaaatactgtaaatttGGCAATTCATACATAGTACATGTAATGAATTACAGGAATTAGATTGTCACAGCGAGTCCTTTTTTACCTGGGTTTTGGTCTGGGGCAGTGTTGGTTAGTTTTGGTTGCTTGCCTTGTTTTTATTTGACTgtgtttcttcagcagcaggtGGATTTGTAACTAATCCTCTGTGCACTGAAAGGGAAGATCTGAAACCCCGTTTGTTCTGTGGAATTCTTGTTAGATGTTTTGTTGGCTTTGAGCCTTCAATTAAGAGGTCTGTGTCTTCTTTGGAAAGTAATGTACCTTAACAGTCAATTAACATCAGGAACTTAAAAGGAAGCTGAATATTCTGACTCGTCCTAGGTATGTGacttgaaaagctttttatgaACTATATATGTTTGAAATAAGAGTTTGTCTGAGACAAGAGCTGCCTGAGGGAACAATGTCTGCCACGTTTAGAAactgctgctctgtcactgtccCTGCTCAGATATTGGGCTTTTAAAGTGTCATCACCATTCTTAAAGTCTTTTAGACTTGAATGTTAAGaacttggtttgttttgctgtagctttatttatttgtgtgtgtaccCATCTGTTTATGAAACATACGTGGCCTTTaaggaaatgcatttttgtaaAGTTCAGCAGTAAGAACAAGAGAGCTTATGTATTCAAAATTGTGTTTATAACATTTTATAACAGAAGAAAGTGACTGTAGTGTGgtgttctcttttgttttcttgcctcCTCGCACCAGGCAACCTGCTTGGCTCGAGAGAGGAAGAGTTCTGTTTAAGTGAATAGAAACTTCTCAAAAGGACAGAACTTGTATTGGCTAAACCTTCCTCTCTCTGAGGGCTGCTGACTCTTTGCAGTGATAAACCACATAGGGAATACTCAGTAAAGCTAATGCAGTAACCATTGTCTGTATGTTCTGTTCTAGTGGAATTTGTGTGGAGAACTCCAAAGTAGATGGGCCTCtgttacagattttatttatgAACAATGTCATTTCTAAGTAAGTACTttgcaggaaagcagggcttcatCGTGTGTAAgggttacttgggaagacaaatgccgTCATGCTGAATGTGCCTGTCTCTCCAGCTATTCCTTCTCCCACCTATATATGCTGAGTATAATACCATTTAGTCTGGAATATCCATTGGGTCAGTcagggtcagctgtcctggctgttgccccccaactccttgtgcacccccagcctcctTGCTGGTGGGTcggggtgaggagcagaaaaggctctgtaagcagtaaggaaaacatccctgtatGTTACCAACActatttccagcacaaatccaaaccatagCACATGccagctgctaagaagaaaattacctCTACCCCAGACAAAATCAGCTCAATGATAAAtgctaaaagaaaaccaatcaACTGAATACAAACATTTGGTATACGTTTTAATCTTGTGTACATCCTCATCTGTCTGTACTTCATTACAGGCAGTATCATCAAGAAATTGAAGATTTCATTTTTGGCTTAGTTCAGAGAtatgaagagcagaggaaaaatgaaGACGAAAAAACACAGTTCAATGTTGAGCCACAGGTACTTAAAAACTCAAATTGTTACTAGGTGCTGCTTCTCTTGTGTCCTTATTGTGGGAATACTGAGATACTACACTGCTAAACTGGTGATTTCCAGATGTTTTTTTATGATAATTGCTAAGTATCCATGAAATAACTATAAAGCAGAGTTTGTGTAGCTCTTTGTTCCAAAGATATAGGACCAGGACAAAGAAAATACCATTTGTGCCCATGAAAATGGTTATTTGAAATTGTTCCTGGTGAAATTTgtgtaaaagcaaaataacaagTTGATTTAAATAATCAAGAGAAGACCATAAGGTACAAACTTAATGTACCTTTTTCTGATAGTATTTGGCTCAACTTTAAGTATAGCAGAGCATAGATGAACAACAGAATCTGGAAACTTCCACTTTCTTCTTGGTTTGGAATTTGGAGTTCTAATTGACATTCAGTTTGAGTAAAAAGGGTAGAATGACACACTTCTTGCCTTTCTCTTAGCTTTTGAGATAAgaataaagatgtttttatgCAGTGTATTTCTCATCAAAGAAAACATTGGAGGTGAGCTGTGTCATTCTTTGCACTGTGGAAAGCATTATGATTAATGTAGACAGCACCATCCTACTGTTTAACTGTTTCCTGAAAGAACAGGAGCTGTACTGCATATTCTGTGCCTTTCGCATCCATGAGTAACTTAGAAGCTCTTCTGTTTGCGGTTATTTTAAATGAACTATTTGCATATTTGTTTCATGTCAGCCCTCCAGTATTCTTTTGGAAGAGGACGGTAAAGCAGCAAGCTCGAATTctaaaaaagtgaaagaagctTTTAGTGTAAGTTCTTGACTATGTGCTCTTCAATGGTAGGTCTGACTCTTCATTCTACATATTCAATATACACTGCCATTAAAATAAGCTCTTGTTAAATCTCATTGATCAACGTAATAGCAGTAAAGTTCAGCATGTTTTGGCTACATCAttggaaaatatgtatttctacaGGTGTGGGCATGTGTTATTTGTAAATTCTTACAGAGTGGGGGAAAAACAGCCTGGAAGTATTCCAAGCAGTCTAAATTTGTAGAATTGCTGCCAATCTGCCCTAAATACTGACACATTTCTGAcaattttctgactttttttctaCAGGTTGTAGGAAGTGTTCTGTATTTTGCCAATTTTTGTCTTGATAAACTGGGACAGCCTATATTAAATGAGAATCCACAGCTGACAGAAGGATGGGAAATACCTAAGTATCCTGTTTGTTAAAGGGGTTTTCCGTTTCTCAAGTCCAGGGAATGCCAGTGGGTAAATTGAACTCAAATCCTGTTCAGTAGGTTGTACAGTTTTGTCAAACTGTATCAATCATTAGAGATGAAAAGTTTTAATGAGTCATTAATGGCTTCTTTTTTACTCAAACCATTCCAATATTGATCCGATTGGCTCATTGATTTTCAGTGGGCTTATGCTTGGGAAGAGTGAATGCCTTGTCATCATAAATACATCTTGTGACTTTAGGAATTTCCCGGGCCAGTCTGTAATCAGGTTTGGAATGACAGCTCATTCCAAGTATGAATAAGCTGTTCTTCCTCTATAAAATCTGCTATCCAGTAGCAGTTCCTTATTGAAATCTAAAGATATCAGCAAGTTTTCAGCCACATTCTCTCCCTAGATGGACAAGAAAtacaagtaaaaacaaaaaggtttgTATTATTCTTAAATATAAAGTTTTGAGCTGAAAAGTTCAGATGTACGATGTAATTATTCCCCAGTATACTAAACCCTTTAACATACTTAAAAAATGACTTTCAATTTGCAGTCAGTGGGTGCTTCTTGGTTATTGACTTTAGGAAGGGCCTAATATAAATTTGTAAAAACATTCTGAAGTTTATACCCGTTCTTGGGTTGTCTTTTTAATGACTGCTTTGTCATCCTTGTACTCGTATACTATCATCATGCTTACTGGGTTGTAGAACAACTTTTGTCTGATTTACTCCATAGATTTCTAAGACTGGTCTTAGATTTGACTGTAGAGCTTTTATGGGAGGTAAGAAGTGAATCGAATTTCCAGCTGGCAGCTTGTGTGGTCTCCATAGTGTTTGAAGTCAGTGATTTCAGATGCAGTGAAGACCAGGCGAGATTTCAGTGGGAATTGCAAAGATAAAGGGGCATGGTGAGCTTGATTAGAAATGCTGCCATCTGAATGGAAAACACATGGAAGGCTTGTGCTCCTGATCTTGAATGGTGAAAAAATACTTGGATCACCAGAGAAGGTTTCTGTTTGAATACTGTGTAAAGATGAAGCAGAAGATGCGCTTAATTTTATCTTATTAGAGGCTTCAAGAGGCTGAAGTGTGTGGGGATTGTGTGTTTACCCTGGACACATTGTCACCTTTTTGTCTCCACTTCTGGTTCCATACTATTTCTATAAAGCTGAATGTTCAGAAGAGAAATACTTCATTAAAATCTTGTAAGAGATTTGGATTTCCCTCCCataatattgaaaatatttgctGCCATTGTATTAATTTACAAGGAAAACCAAGCTTGAAGCCAGCTGCAGTTCCATTCCAGGTTTTCAGTGCACAGTTTCATCATATGCATAACATATTCAAACTGTGGACCAGGGCTTGACAAAGAAGCAGTCATGCTCTCCTGCTTGTTTCTACTGGTAACCAATTCTCAGTACTGCAAAAAGGATCAGACCTCTGAATCAAgactaaaaagagaaagaggtatTAATGTACTACAGGCGTAAAATTGAGGGGTTACTTATCTGTGCTCTAGAGTTAGAAGTATTGTTTTAacatctttccttcctctggaCACAGCATAAGCTTTAGTATGTagagtttgtttttatttattggCACTATCTAAGCAAACATGGACATACATAATCAGACGTAGAAACCATTCAGTGAATATTCTTTCTGCAGCATGATGTAAGGAGAAGCTTTTCCAACTTTAGGACACTAAACTGTtggatcaggttgcccagagaggttgtgtaATCTCCACCCTTAAGAGATTTTCAGGACCCAACTGGATAAGGCCCTGAGTAGCCTGGTATGATCTCATAGCTGACCCAGCCTGGATTAAGGCAGTGGTTTAGAGATTCCTTGAGATCCAGCCTGAATTATTCTACTGACTATTCTATTCACTCTTAAAGCTGTAGATCTCTATCATAAGGTATATAAAAGCTCCAGTTCTGCCTGGCAGTACTACTTTTCTGCTGTAATTTTAGTTCTCTGTTTTTAATTCCTCTCCACATTCTGTTATGTATTCTCCCCACCCCCAGTACTCTAcctgtgtttttctctcatttcttgtGTTCTCCTTAGGACTGTGAAAGAAACAATATTGTGTTACTCTCTTTTGAAGATTAATAAGTCAGTTTAAGAGAAGCAGAAGACAGCACCTGAAATCAGCAAGCAATgcttacttctttttctttctaagtcTAAAACTaataagatttaaaataattaaatgtgtTTACCATTGCAGAATTGTAAATGGCTTCatttcttgtgtgtgtttttatttaagcaGGCCAAAACCTACTTGTTTCAATTGTGGTTCAGAAGACCATCAAATGAAAGACTGTCCAAAGGTAAAGTCTACACCAGTACTTGAAAGGCTGCTGCTCCTTAAGTAATGTTCTGGTGTATCCACACCTTTTGGGGGTCAGGATGTACAAATGGGTATTTATCTCTATTGATTAGATCCTGCTGGTCATAGCATGGTAGAATTTATAACTAAATCAGAGTGAATTAATTTTACAGTGTAATTGTTTGAATATCCCTTTTAATTTATAGAGGGACATTTTTCAGTCTGAACAGTTTTATTCCTCCCACTTCAGAGCTCCGCTAGATCCAATGCCAATAGTCTTGGGGTTTTGCTATGGTTTTTTTATTGCAACTATAGTTGTATCACATGGCCGTGTAATAAATGATTAAGTATGCTGAGGGCAAGGAGTACCAGTTTTATGTTGGGTGAAGGAGTGCTTAGACTGTAAATTGTCTGCATCTAAACTTCCCAATTGTATTATCTTTAAGCCACGAAATCCAGCTCGTATAagtgagaagagaaaggagTATATGGAAGCATGTGGTGAATCGAGCAATCAGATTTTTCAGCAGCGTTATCATGAAGAAGAAGTAGAAGAGAGGTTTGGAAAATTTAAACCAGGAGTAATTAGGtatctcttttccttccatttgttGTTGCACTGCTTTTCTGGAATAGGGTTTTTTACCTTTGGAGTGCCATACGTTACTTTCCAGATTTCTGTTAAATCCATCTGCTACTCTTAATTGTGGATTTATTATGTTTAAACATGTTTGCTAAATAAAATGGTTTAGTAAGCTGCAGAGatgtttttcaaatgaaaactcaTTGCTAGCTTAAGagtcctgtccctcctgcagGCCTTTCCCTAATGCAGGGAGATAAATGTTATTCTCTGGCTACTCAGATTGCAAATACATTCCtaataaagtaaaaatgcatgccaaattctgaATATGTTGTGCTTTGGATGTaccttcctctctttttctctattCAATATGTTTAAAAAGTCATAGCATAGCTGTAGCAGCCTCCAAAGAAATCACTAATAAATTAAGTTGCATTAAATTCCTTCCTGTTGTGATAGCTACAGTTAAGCCCATGAATCAGAAGTAACAAGTCCAGTAAGTTGTTCTCAGTGTAGAATTAATTcttatgaaatatttaagcatatgagaaataaaagtgtTGAAAGTTATCAGAGCTGGGTTTGACCTAAAATTGTTATACCTGGGATTGACAGGCAACATGTTTGAGCTAAAACTAAGTTATTTTAACTTGACAGTTTTAAATTCAACAAAATGCTCATAAATGTCTTTTGTCAAAACTTGTAATGGGTTGTATTGGAGGacattgtgttttctgtttgttttcttgactTAGTGGGGAGCTGCAAGATGCACTTGGGGTCACAGATAAGAGTCTGCCTCCATTCATATATCGCATGCGGCAGCTGGGTTACCCTCCAGGCTGGCTCAAGGAAGCTGAAATGGAGCATTCGGGGCTTGTGCTTTATGATGGAAAAAGTAAGGAATGTTCTGTTTGAATGCAGTTTTCAGTGTGCTATTTACTGGCTGCACCCTAGGCAGGAAACAGAATACCTAGTATGGAAAGCATGAAAGCAGGAGAAAGTAAATcaagtttccttttctaaagtaattttaaaatactccCCTTTTTTTCTAGCTCAGATGTATAATGAAACAAATCCTGTAATGATTACATTGCACAGATGAAAACTCGCAGTGTGATTTCACTCTGATCAACCCTTGCTGTTAGAACGTGGAGTTCCTGTGAAACAGTGCAAGACTTGCATAGAGCCTCTTGTcaaatttcctatttttaataAGCTTCTCATGTTTTATGGAAGAAACCGTAATACTTTCTAAAGTTCAGTGATTTATTCTTACAAAGTAAGACCACCAGCAAGCAAAGAATTCATCCCTTGAAATCCAGTTTATCAAGTAATTTACTGGCTTTTTACTAACGACCAATATTTATGCTGCATCTCGGAGAACAGCCAAATTCTGAGGCCAGTAATGGTAGTGAAGAGTAGTATTGTTACGAATACCCAGTTAAGTTTGTGGGGAAGCTTCATGGCTGTATCTGATTGATTTGGTCACTGTTAGTGCCTCTAATATTTCATTATAGATGATAGTGGAGCAGATGAAAGATCTCGCCAACCAAAACACACCATTTACGATGTCTCGAAGTTGATAAACTATCCAGGCTTTAACATATCCACTCCAAGTGGGATCCCAGATGTAAGTAGCTGTCCTCTGCCTTCTAAAGATGTTGAGTAGCAGTAATTGCTTTTAGTCAAGTTTTAGGAAGAATCTACTGTGACAGCTGGTGTTAAACTTtactttcaaaagcattttaaccTGCTGTTAGTAGTGATTCATCACTGATGTCAGTGCCTGTTCATTAAAAAGCAGCCtttgtacattttcttttcagcttcatATTTGTCCATTTAGTGGCCTCCAAATGGAACTTCTTTCATTCAGTTTCCTCAGTCtctaggatttttttcattcagaattAACAGGCTTTCAAAGTAAGCTTTTTAGTCTCAACAGTTATTTCAAGAAGTCATCTGTAGTTGTTTTACAAATGTTAGAGAGTCGTTGCTAGGAAATGCTCAACCATTTTGTGAAGATGAATTGAATTTCTTTTGATGATTATTCCTACCCAGTTGTTTGTGCTCACAGGTGAAATAGTTTGGTTCACCAGAGGTTCCTATTAAAGATCTATTTACTCTGATAAGTGAGGCTTTAGATGAGAACTTGAATTCATCTTGGCTGATTAATCTCTCAGCATTTCCGTTGTGTTGTTAACCACCCATATGCaacattattccttttttttcccgTCCTGTAGGAATGGCAGTTGTTTGGTTCCATTCCCATGCAGCCATCTCAACAAAAGGAGGTTTTTGCTCACTACCTTTCCAGTTTCCATGAGGTGAATATATCTCATTgttatttgcaaaaataaaaaggttgcCTTGTAGTTTGTGTAGCAGTGATGATCTTGTGTTTCTATCTTCTTGCTTTTGCACAAGGGGATGGGCTTTCTTATTGACACTGTCAGGTGTGAAATGCTTACCTGTTCTCCAAAAAGGAGCTTCATATTTAGAACAAATGCTGTGATTTCAGTTAATATAAGCAGATCTCAGTTGTGCAATATTTTATATACAGTGGTGGAAAAAGGTTTCTATAAACTTAAAACCAGTCTTAGTTACAGAATTCCCTAGTAAATGAAAAGCTACTTGCCACAGTCATGGTTTAGAGTAATCTTATTACAGTGATGTGAGAAGACACATGGTAGTCCTGTCCCTTATCATTCTCGGGTCTTCTTTACTGTGACTCTAGCCTACTGTTATCTGCTGCAGAATGCTTCCACTTACAGATGGGACATGTATGCTCTGCTCTCAGTCTTAAAGTGTAATGCTATATGGAATTACATAGTAAATTCTAAGCCTGCCAGAAAGGGATGTGCAGTACTTGAGTTATGATGGTCTCATGATATCTAGGTGTCCAGAGGGAAACTTGATTGTAATCCTGCATTAGGAATGCAAACAGtcttttcttttgcctcttAAACCTGCACAAGCTTACAGTTCTGTTCAGTTGCATTAGGTCTCTCAACCTTCAA contains:
- the ZCCHC8 gene encoding zinc finger CCHC domain-containing protein 8 isoform X1 — its product is MAAEVDFGDSELFQQLDEEEGSPPLPPRPGLEEEEEEEEEEEEEEENEKEEEDEDEQEEEVVAAVGERPDKTLKELYKRLRDREETVRLLREENQELKRKLNILTRPSGICVENSKVDGPLLQILFMNNVISKQYHQEIEDFIFGLVQRYEEQRKNEDEKTQFNVEPQPSSILLEEDGKAASSNSKKVKEAFSVVGSVLYFANFCLDKLGQPILNENPQLTEGWEIPKYQQVFSHILSLDGQEIQVKTKRPKPTCFNCGSEDHQMKDCPKPRNPARISEKRKEYMEACGESSNQIFQQRYHEEEVEERFGKFKPGVISGELQDALGVTDKSLPPFIYRMRQLGYPPGWLKEAEMEHSGLVLYDGKNDSGADERSRQPKHTIYDVSKLINYPGFNISTPSGIPDEWQLFGSIPMQPSQQKEVFAHYLSSFHEPSPKPNNKRPASQSRSHHSKQPKGDNLEAPVTDMEIDSDLEASQRSQALNSSHFQPPLPPGHPSMPTPPPLPQGTPPQNLSPPQPSISTHHPPLRTASPSNPSSDTSELQIVDSVMDEDSLTLEELEEQQRLIWAALEQAESTNSDSDIPVGTPLAGNSVTSSPSRNEAGLVAEVRSSVEVVSVETRLFDTSELPELPENECSMASPNPGDSSLHSKEDPAHSESDFEGLLDNTRPVPNPEVKEGENTSDNKVIESTAKSCSFVPDMSKFAAGIAPFEFENLAESTGVYLRIRNLLKNSPRNQQKRKTSP
- the ZCCHC8 gene encoding zinc finger CCHC domain-containing protein 8 isoform X2, with amino-acid sequence MAAEVDFGDSELFQQLDEEEGSPPLPPRPGLEEEEEEEEEEEEEEENEKEEEDEDEQEEEVVAAVGERPDKTLKELYKRLRDREETVRLLREENQELKRKLNILTRPSGICVENSKVDGPLLQILFMNNVISKQYHQEIEDFIFGLVQRYEEQRKNEDEKTQFNVEPQPSSILLEEDGKAASSNSKKVKEAFSVVGSVLYFANFCLDKLGQPILNENPQLTEGWEIPKYQQVFSHILSLDGQEIQVKTKSRPKPTCFNCGSEDHQMKDCPKPRNPARISEKRKEYMEACGESSNQIFQQRYHEEEVEERFGKFKPGVISGELQDALGVTDKSLPPFIYRMRQLGYPPGWLKEAEMEHSGLVLYDGKNDSGADERSRQPKHTIYDVSKLINYPGFNISTPSGIPDEWQLFGSIPMQPSQQKEVFAHYLSSFHEPSPKPNNKRPASQSRSHHSKQPKGDNLEAPVTDMEIDSDLEASQRSQALNSSHFQPPLPPGHPSMPTPPPLPQGTPPQNLSPPQPSISTHHPPLRTASPSNPSSDTSELQIVDSVMDEDSLTLEELEEQQRLIWAALEQAESTNSDSDIPVGTPLAGNSVTSSPSRNEAGLVAEVRSSVEVVSVETRLFDTSELPELPENECSMASPNPGDSSLHSKEDPAHSESDFEGLLDNTRPVPNPEVKEGENTSDNKVIESTAKSCSFVPDMSKFAAGIAPFEFENLAESTGVYLRIRNLLKNSPRNQQKRKTSP